In Acipenser ruthenus chromosome 15, fAciRut3.2 maternal haplotype, whole genome shotgun sequence, a genomic segment contains:
- the LOC131697620 gene encoding exocyst complex component 3-like protein 4 isoform X4, with the protein MDSLAGGVKEKATICSTNPFEDAETLEQVSLESMENGGENLDSAEKSGVIGSELTSVPSDSEEPTSPDGQKSILQRSSLGRLSSRLWSGLRKDGAGKQEQRKSVSEDQSERWRLSGSELTSVPSDSEEPKSPDGPKALLKRSGLGRLSSRLRSGLGKDGEGKQEQLKPVNEDQSAHRILSGPELSVPGDTEENKSPDGSLSPLKRGGLGRLSSKILSGLRKDGDGKQGQMKAVAEITAEEVETPPKHKEPEEPLSVMEIHDLINKGVLEEAHLHLLLLKKELDAETSKIVQEGAQSELLRKTKDMELLCGALRDKLKSIVKDSLNNADLLTDAVKIIVEEDKKEHDPSYCEASCLKGPQEWKELWREAVQEGVRERIASVPIAKREDNQSWLAVHLALLGKSIVDDLGSVKIMVQKCYPQDFGVCDTYVASSHQAVSSHLQKIMQQKLEVNEWYALLNWTINCYESDKIMGNLVLKPEVNTESLDPLLDKDTLENMKTNYSTGLQVQLKHCLENMLNIESEKNWESEDEPEILNGYYHSEIQIDITEMTHRYVATSREIGTDLEERVLCTCSEELKRFSRQFHNTFMEWRTSSSNSALQKMHSIAYINSFSNIKTEMDKYKEKCPAQIEQLNNELDKVIQDFGATLLADFIQETEPYFKKLMTKRWLSCEDDFEKITEIIENHSELYKKMKQPCFQKCVNDIHYNTVKGYITQIMKKNYSCKNRKHERAAAKIKVESEALRSHFDDMGTTSKWLHSAAQHLSDIIGVKNKKDIKETIPPLFSDFPDISFKQHTSCSQQHLQQQYLLSFDGFSYIFFLYFNRSSYFLHWKKLELSTSVLHGLSSMSETQ; encoded by the exons ATGGACTCCCTGGCTGGCGGTGTGAAGGAGAAAGCTACGATTTGCAGCACCAATCCCTTTGAAGACGCAGAAACCCTGGAGCAAGTTTCATTAGAGTCTATGGAAAATGGAGGAGAAAATCTTGATTCAGCGGAGAAGTCTGGTGTGATTG GATCAGAATTAACTTCAGTTCCAAGTGACAGTGAGGAGCCAACAAGCCCAGATGGACAAAAATCTATCTTACAGAGAAGCAGCCTGGGCAGGCTGAGTTCAAGGCTATGGTCAGGACTTAGGAAGGATGGGGCGGGGAAACAAGAGCAGCGAAAATCTGTCAGTGAAGATCAGTCTGAACGCTGGAGACTCTCAG GTTCAGAATTAACTTCAGTTCCAAGTGACAGTGAGGAGCCCAAAAGCCCAGATGGACCAAAAGCTCTCTTAAAGAGAAGCGGCCTGGGCAGGCTGAGTTCAAGGCTACGGTCGGGACTCGGGAAGGATGGGGAGGGGAAACAAGAGCAGCTAAAACCTGTCAATGAAGATCAGTCTGCACACAGAATACTCTCAG GACCTGAATTATCAGTCCCAGGTGACACTGAGGAGAACAAAAGTCCAGATGGATCTTTGTCTCCATTGAAGAGAGGAGGCCTGGGCAGGCTGAGCTCAAAGATACTGTCTGGGCTCAGAAAGGATGGGGATGGTAAACAAGGCCAGATGAAAGCCGTTGCTGAAATAACAGCAGAGGAAGTTGAAACGCCACCTAAACATAAAGAACCTGAGGAACCCCTGTCAG TCATGGAAATCCATGATCTAATTAACAAGGGGGTCCTAGAAGAAGCTCATCTACATCTACTGCTGCTGAAAAAGGAGCTGGATGCAGAGACGTCAAAGATCGTGCAAGAAGGCGCTCAGTCAGAACTGTTAAGGAAGACGAAGGACATGGAGCTGCTCTGTGGCGCGCTCAGGGATAAGCTGAAATCCATCGTGAAAGACTCGCTGAACAACGCAGATCTTCTGACCGATGCTGTCAAAATAATAGTAGAGGAGGACAAGAAAGAACATGATCCGTCCTATTGTGAAGCCAGCTGTCTCAAAGGGCCCCAGGAATGGAAAGAGCTGTGGAGAGAGGCTGTGCAAGAAGGCGTGCGGGAACGAATTGCCAGCGTCCCCATCGCAAAAAGAGAGGACAACCAGTCGTGGCTGGCTGTGCACTTAGCGCTTCTCGGGAAGTCTATCGTTGATGATTTGGGGAGTGTGAAGATCATGGTACAAAAATGCTATCCACAGGACTTTGGCGTGTGTGACACTTACGTGGCAAGCTCTCATCAAGCCGTTTCTTCACACTTGCAAAAGATCATGCAGCAAAAGCTTGAAGTGAACGAATGGTATGCCCTTTTGAACTGGACAATCAACTGCTATGAAAG TGATAAAATAATGGGGAACCTTGTTTTGAAACCAGAAGTAAACACTGAAAGTTTGGATCCTTTATTAGATAAAGATACATTGGAAAACATGAAGACAAATTACAGCACTGGGCTGCAG gtgCAACTGAAACACTGTTTGGAGAATATGTTAAACATTGAATCGGAAAAAAACTGGGAAAGCGAAGATGAGCCTGAGATACTGAATGGCTATTACCACTCAGAAATACAGATCGATATAACCGAG ATGACTCACAGGTATGTTGCGACGTCACGAGAAATCGGCACAGACTTGGAAGAGAGAGTTCTGTGCACCTGTTCAGAGGAGCTGAAACGTTTCTCACGACA ATTCCACAACACTTTCATGGAATGGAGAACTTCCTCCTCAAACTCTGCATTACAAAAGATGCACTCCATTGCTTACATTAACAGCTTCAGCAACATCAA AACTGAAATGGACAAATACAAAGAGAAATGCCCAGCACAGATAGAGCAATTGAACAACGAGCTGGACAAAGTGATCCAGGATTTTGGAGCAACGCTACTAGCTGATTTTATACAAGAGACAGAG cCGTATTTTAAGAAATTAATGACAAAGAGGTGGCTTTCGTGTGAGGATGATTTTGAAAAGATAACGGAGATTATTGAAAATCATTCCGAGCTTTACAAGAAAATGAAGCAGCCGTGTTTTCAG AAGTGTGTGAATGACATCCACTACAATACTGTGAAGGGATACATCACACAGATAATGAAGAAGAATTATTCttgcaaaaacagaaaacacgaGCGAGCAGCAGCAAAGATAAAGGTGGAGTCGGAGGCTCTCCGGAGTCACTTTGATGACATG gGTACCACTTCGAAATGGCTTCACTCCGCAGCTCAGCATCTCAGTGACATCATTGGAGTAAAGAACAAAAAGGACATCAAGGAAACCATCCCGCCTCTGTTTTCTGACTTCCCAGATATCAG CTTCAAACAGCACACGTCCTGTTCACAGCAACACCTGCAGCAACAGTATCTTCTCTCTTTTGATGGTTTCagttacatattttttttgtactttaaccGCAGTTCTTATTTTCTGCATTGGAAGAAACTTGAACTTTCCACAAGTGTGCTGCATGGTTTGAGCAGCATGTCGGAGACACAGTAA
- the LOC131697620 gene encoding exocyst complex component 3-like protein 4 isoform X1, which yields MDSLAGGVKEKATICSTNPFEDAETLEQVSLESMENGGENLDSAEKSGVIGKLGSELTSVPSDSEEPTSPDGQKSILQRSSLGRLSSRLWSGLRKDGAGKQEQRKSVSEDQSERWRLSGSELTSVPSDSEEPKSPDGPKALLKRSGLGRLSSRLRSGLGKDGEGKQEQLKPVNEDQSAHRILSGPELSVPGDTEENKSPDGSLSPLKRGGLGRLSSKILSGLRKDGDGKQGQMKAVAEITAEEVETPPKHKEPEEPLSVMEIHDLINKGVLEEAHLHLLLLKKELDAETSKIVQEGAQSELLRKTKDMELLCGALRDKLKSIVKDSLNNADLLTDAVKIIVEEDKKEHDPSYCEASCLKGPQEWKELWREAVQEGVRERIASVPIAKREDNQSWLAVHLALLGKSIVDDLGSVKIMVQKCYPQDFGVCDTYVASSHQAVSSHLQKIMQQKLEVNEWYALLNWTINCYESDKIMGNLVLKPEVNTESLDPLLDKDTLENMKTNYSTGLQVQLKHCLENMLNIESEKNWESEDEPEILNGYYHSEIQIDITEMTHRYVATSREIGTDLEERVLCTCSEELKRFSRQFHNTFMEWRTSSSNSALQKMHSIAYINSFSNIKTEMDKYKEKCPAQIEQLNNELDKVIQDFGATLLADFIQETEPYFKKLMTKRWLSCEDDFEKITEIIENHSELYKKMKQPCFQKCVNDIHYNTVKGYITQIMKKNYSCKNRKHERAAAKIKVESEALRSHFDDMGTTSKWLHSAAQHLSDIIGVKNKKDIKETIPPLFSDFPDISFKQHTSCSQQHLQQQYLLSFDGFSYIFFLYFNRSSYFLHWKKLELSTSVLHGLSSMSETQ from the exons ATGGACTCCCTGGCTGGCGGTGTGAAGGAGAAAGCTACGATTTGCAGCACCAATCCCTTTGAAGACGCAGAAACCCTGGAGCAAGTTTCATTAGAGTCTATGGAAAATGGAGGAGAAAATCTTGATTCAGCGGAGAAGTCTGGTGTGATTGGTAAATTAG GATCAGAATTAACTTCAGTTCCAAGTGACAGTGAGGAGCCAACAAGCCCAGATGGACAAAAATCTATCTTACAGAGAAGCAGCCTGGGCAGGCTGAGTTCAAGGCTATGGTCAGGACTTAGGAAGGATGGGGCGGGGAAACAAGAGCAGCGAAAATCTGTCAGTGAAGATCAGTCTGAACGCTGGAGACTCTCAG GTTCAGAATTAACTTCAGTTCCAAGTGACAGTGAGGAGCCCAAAAGCCCAGATGGACCAAAAGCTCTCTTAAAGAGAAGCGGCCTGGGCAGGCTGAGTTCAAGGCTACGGTCGGGACTCGGGAAGGATGGGGAGGGGAAACAAGAGCAGCTAAAACCTGTCAATGAAGATCAGTCTGCACACAGAATACTCTCAG GACCTGAATTATCAGTCCCAGGTGACACTGAGGAGAACAAAAGTCCAGATGGATCTTTGTCTCCATTGAAGAGAGGAGGCCTGGGCAGGCTGAGCTCAAAGATACTGTCTGGGCTCAGAAAGGATGGGGATGGTAAACAAGGCCAGATGAAAGCCGTTGCTGAAATAACAGCAGAGGAAGTTGAAACGCCACCTAAACATAAAGAACCTGAGGAACCCCTGTCAG TCATGGAAATCCATGATCTAATTAACAAGGGGGTCCTAGAAGAAGCTCATCTACATCTACTGCTGCTGAAAAAGGAGCTGGATGCAGAGACGTCAAAGATCGTGCAAGAAGGCGCTCAGTCAGAACTGTTAAGGAAGACGAAGGACATGGAGCTGCTCTGTGGCGCGCTCAGGGATAAGCTGAAATCCATCGTGAAAGACTCGCTGAACAACGCAGATCTTCTGACCGATGCTGTCAAAATAATAGTAGAGGAGGACAAGAAAGAACATGATCCGTCCTATTGTGAAGCCAGCTGTCTCAAAGGGCCCCAGGAATGGAAAGAGCTGTGGAGAGAGGCTGTGCAAGAAGGCGTGCGGGAACGAATTGCCAGCGTCCCCATCGCAAAAAGAGAGGACAACCAGTCGTGGCTGGCTGTGCACTTAGCGCTTCTCGGGAAGTCTATCGTTGATGATTTGGGGAGTGTGAAGATCATGGTACAAAAATGCTATCCACAGGACTTTGGCGTGTGTGACACTTACGTGGCAAGCTCTCATCAAGCCGTTTCTTCACACTTGCAAAAGATCATGCAGCAAAAGCTTGAAGTGAACGAATGGTATGCCCTTTTGAACTGGACAATCAACTGCTATGAAAG TGATAAAATAATGGGGAACCTTGTTTTGAAACCAGAAGTAAACACTGAAAGTTTGGATCCTTTATTAGATAAAGATACATTGGAAAACATGAAGACAAATTACAGCACTGGGCTGCAG gtgCAACTGAAACACTGTTTGGAGAATATGTTAAACATTGAATCGGAAAAAAACTGGGAAAGCGAAGATGAGCCTGAGATACTGAATGGCTATTACCACTCAGAAATACAGATCGATATAACCGAG ATGACTCACAGGTATGTTGCGACGTCACGAGAAATCGGCACAGACTTGGAAGAGAGAGTTCTGTGCACCTGTTCAGAGGAGCTGAAACGTTTCTCACGACA ATTCCACAACACTTTCATGGAATGGAGAACTTCCTCCTCAAACTCTGCATTACAAAAGATGCACTCCATTGCTTACATTAACAGCTTCAGCAACATCAA AACTGAAATGGACAAATACAAAGAGAAATGCCCAGCACAGATAGAGCAATTGAACAACGAGCTGGACAAAGTGATCCAGGATTTTGGAGCAACGCTACTAGCTGATTTTATACAAGAGACAGAG cCGTATTTTAAGAAATTAATGACAAAGAGGTGGCTTTCGTGTGAGGATGATTTTGAAAAGATAACGGAGATTATTGAAAATCATTCCGAGCTTTACAAGAAAATGAAGCAGCCGTGTTTTCAG AAGTGTGTGAATGACATCCACTACAATACTGTGAAGGGATACATCACACAGATAATGAAGAAGAATTATTCttgcaaaaacagaaaacacgaGCGAGCAGCAGCAAAGATAAAGGTGGAGTCGGAGGCTCTCCGGAGTCACTTTGATGACATG gGTACCACTTCGAAATGGCTTCACTCCGCAGCTCAGCATCTCAGTGACATCATTGGAGTAAAGAACAAAAAGGACATCAAGGAAACCATCCCGCCTCTGTTTTCTGACTTCCCAGATATCAG CTTCAAACAGCACACGTCCTGTTCACAGCAACACCTGCAGCAACAGTATCTTCTCTCTTTTGATGGTTTCagttacatattttttttgtactttaaccGCAGTTCTTATTTTCTGCATTGGAAGAAACTTGAACTTTCCACAAGTGTGCTGCATGGTTTGAGCAGCATGTCGGAGACACAGTAA
- the LOC131697620 gene encoding exocyst complex component 3-like protein 4 isoform X2 → MDSLAGGVKEKATICSTNPFEDAETLEQVSLESMENGGENLDSAEKSGVIGKLGSELTSVPSDSEEPTSPDGQKSILQRSSLGRLSSRLWSGLRKDGAGKQEQRKSVSEDQSERWRLSGSELTSVPSDSEEPKSPDGPKALLKRSGLGRLSSRLRSGLGKDGEGKQEQLKPVNEDQSAHRILSGPELSVPGDTEENKSPDGSLSPLKRGGLGRLSSKILSGLRKDGDGKQGQMKAVAEITAEEVETPPKHKEPEEPLSVMEIHDLINKGVLEEAHLHLLLLKKELDAETSKIVQEGAQSELLRKTKDMELLCGALRDKLKSIVKDSLNNADLLTDAVKIIVEEDKKEHDPSYCEASCLKGPQEWKELWREAVQEGVRERIASVPIAKREDNQSWLAVHLALLGKSIVDDLGSVKIMVQKCYPQDFGVCDTYVASSHQAVSSHLQKIMQQKLEVNEWYALLNWTINCYESDKIMGNLVLKPEVNTESLDPLLDKDTLENMKTNYSTGLQVQLKHCLENMLNIESEKNWESEDEPEILNGYYHSEIQIDITEMTHRYVATSREIGTDLEERVLCTCSEELKRFSRQFHNTFMEWRTSSSNSALQKMHSIAYINSFSNIKTEMDKYKEKCPAQIEQLNNELDKVIQDFGATLLADFIQETEPYFKKLMTKRWLSCEDDFEKITEIIENHSELYKKMKQPCFQKCVNDIHYNTVKGYITQIMKKNYSCKNRKHERAAAKIKVESEALRSHFDDMGTTSKWLHSAAQHLSDIIGVKNKKDIKETIPPLFSDFPDISKEHVSAVLYFRGITKGPEKQAILRLLQELKRSPDTNVNRSRLLFGAIVVPKTNACLPLT, encoded by the exons ATGGACTCCCTGGCTGGCGGTGTGAAGGAGAAAGCTACGATTTGCAGCACCAATCCCTTTGAAGACGCAGAAACCCTGGAGCAAGTTTCATTAGAGTCTATGGAAAATGGAGGAGAAAATCTTGATTCAGCGGAGAAGTCTGGTGTGATTGGTAAATTAG GATCAGAATTAACTTCAGTTCCAAGTGACAGTGAGGAGCCAACAAGCCCAGATGGACAAAAATCTATCTTACAGAGAAGCAGCCTGGGCAGGCTGAGTTCAAGGCTATGGTCAGGACTTAGGAAGGATGGGGCGGGGAAACAAGAGCAGCGAAAATCTGTCAGTGAAGATCAGTCTGAACGCTGGAGACTCTCAG GTTCAGAATTAACTTCAGTTCCAAGTGACAGTGAGGAGCCCAAAAGCCCAGATGGACCAAAAGCTCTCTTAAAGAGAAGCGGCCTGGGCAGGCTGAGTTCAAGGCTACGGTCGGGACTCGGGAAGGATGGGGAGGGGAAACAAGAGCAGCTAAAACCTGTCAATGAAGATCAGTCTGCACACAGAATACTCTCAG GACCTGAATTATCAGTCCCAGGTGACACTGAGGAGAACAAAAGTCCAGATGGATCTTTGTCTCCATTGAAGAGAGGAGGCCTGGGCAGGCTGAGCTCAAAGATACTGTCTGGGCTCAGAAAGGATGGGGATGGTAAACAAGGCCAGATGAAAGCCGTTGCTGAAATAACAGCAGAGGAAGTTGAAACGCCACCTAAACATAAAGAACCTGAGGAACCCCTGTCAG TCATGGAAATCCATGATCTAATTAACAAGGGGGTCCTAGAAGAAGCTCATCTACATCTACTGCTGCTGAAAAAGGAGCTGGATGCAGAGACGTCAAAGATCGTGCAAGAAGGCGCTCAGTCAGAACTGTTAAGGAAGACGAAGGACATGGAGCTGCTCTGTGGCGCGCTCAGGGATAAGCTGAAATCCATCGTGAAAGACTCGCTGAACAACGCAGATCTTCTGACCGATGCTGTCAAAATAATAGTAGAGGAGGACAAGAAAGAACATGATCCGTCCTATTGTGAAGCCAGCTGTCTCAAAGGGCCCCAGGAATGGAAAGAGCTGTGGAGAGAGGCTGTGCAAGAAGGCGTGCGGGAACGAATTGCCAGCGTCCCCATCGCAAAAAGAGAGGACAACCAGTCGTGGCTGGCTGTGCACTTAGCGCTTCTCGGGAAGTCTATCGTTGATGATTTGGGGAGTGTGAAGATCATGGTACAAAAATGCTATCCACAGGACTTTGGCGTGTGTGACACTTACGTGGCAAGCTCTCATCAAGCCGTTTCTTCACACTTGCAAAAGATCATGCAGCAAAAGCTTGAAGTGAACGAATGGTATGCCCTTTTGAACTGGACAATCAACTGCTATGAAAG TGATAAAATAATGGGGAACCTTGTTTTGAAACCAGAAGTAAACACTGAAAGTTTGGATCCTTTATTAGATAAAGATACATTGGAAAACATGAAGACAAATTACAGCACTGGGCTGCAG gtgCAACTGAAACACTGTTTGGAGAATATGTTAAACATTGAATCGGAAAAAAACTGGGAAAGCGAAGATGAGCCTGAGATACTGAATGGCTATTACCACTCAGAAATACAGATCGATATAACCGAG ATGACTCACAGGTATGTTGCGACGTCACGAGAAATCGGCACAGACTTGGAAGAGAGAGTTCTGTGCACCTGTTCAGAGGAGCTGAAACGTTTCTCACGACA ATTCCACAACACTTTCATGGAATGGAGAACTTCCTCCTCAAACTCTGCATTACAAAAGATGCACTCCATTGCTTACATTAACAGCTTCAGCAACATCAA AACTGAAATGGACAAATACAAAGAGAAATGCCCAGCACAGATAGAGCAATTGAACAACGAGCTGGACAAAGTGATCCAGGATTTTGGAGCAACGCTACTAGCTGATTTTATACAAGAGACAGAG cCGTATTTTAAGAAATTAATGACAAAGAGGTGGCTTTCGTGTGAGGATGATTTTGAAAAGATAACGGAGATTATTGAAAATCATTCCGAGCTTTACAAGAAAATGAAGCAGCCGTGTTTTCAG AAGTGTGTGAATGACATCCACTACAATACTGTGAAGGGATACATCACACAGATAATGAAGAAGAATTATTCttgcaaaaacagaaaacacgaGCGAGCAGCAGCAAAGATAAAGGTGGAGTCGGAGGCTCTCCGGAGTCACTTTGATGACATG gGTACCACTTCGAAATGGCTTCACTCCGCAGCTCAGCATCTCAGTGACATCATTGGAGTAAAGAACAAAAAGGACATCAAGGAAACCATCCCGCCTCTGTTTTCTGACTTCCCAGATATCAG caaGGAACATGTTTCTGCCGTTCTGTATTTCCGAGGGATCACAAAAGGCCCTGAAAAGCAAGCAATACTCCGACTTTTACAAGAACTGAAACGCTCACCTGACACGAATGTGAACAGAAGCAGGTTACTTTTTGGTGCCATCGTAGTCCCAAAAACTAACGCCTGTCTGCCTTTGACCTAA
- the LOC131697620 gene encoding exocyst complex component 3-like protein 4 isoform X3 produces the protein MDSLAGGVKEKATICSTNPFEDAETLEQVSLESMENGGENLDSAEKSGVIGKLGSELTSVPSDSEEPTSPDGQKSILQRSSLGRLSSRLWSGLRKDGAGKQEQRKSVSEDQSERWRLSGSELTSVPSDSEEPKSPDGPKALLKRSGLGRLSSRLRSGLGKDGEGKQEQLKPVNEDQSAHRILSGPELSVPGDTEENKSPDGSLSPLKRGGLGRLSSKILSGLRKDGDGKQGQMKAVAEITAEEVETPPKHKEPEEPLSVMEIHDLINKGVLEEAHLHLLLLKKELDAETSKIVQEGAQSELLRKTKDMELLCGALRDKLKSIVKDSLNNADLLTDAVKIIVEEDKKEHDPSYCEASCLKGPQEWKELWREAVQEGVRERIASVPIAKREDNQSWLAVHLALLGKSIVDDLGSVKIMVQKCYPQDFGVCDTYVASSHQAVSSHLQKIMQQKLEVNEWYALLNWTINCYESDKIMGNLVLKPEVNTESLDPLLDKDTLENMKTNYSTGLQVQLKHCLENMLNIESEKNWESEDEPEILNGYYHSEIQIDITEMTHRYVATSREIGTDLEERVLCTCSEELKRFSRQFHNTFMEWRTSSSNSALQKMHSIAYINSFSNIKTEMDKYKEKCPAQIEQLNNELDKVIQDFGATLLADFIQETEPYFKKLMTKRWLSCEDDFEKITEIIENHSELYKKMKQPCFQCVNDIHYNTVKGYITQIMKKNYSCKNRKHERAAAKIKVESEALRSHFDDMGTTSKWLHSAAQHLSDIIGVKNKKDIKETIPPLFSDFPDISFKQHTSCSQQHLQQQYLLSFDGFSYIFFLYFNRSSYFLHWKKLELSTSVLHGLSSMSETQ, from the exons ATGGACTCCCTGGCTGGCGGTGTGAAGGAGAAAGCTACGATTTGCAGCACCAATCCCTTTGAAGACGCAGAAACCCTGGAGCAAGTTTCATTAGAGTCTATGGAAAATGGAGGAGAAAATCTTGATTCAGCGGAGAAGTCTGGTGTGATTGGTAAATTAG GATCAGAATTAACTTCAGTTCCAAGTGACAGTGAGGAGCCAACAAGCCCAGATGGACAAAAATCTATCTTACAGAGAAGCAGCCTGGGCAGGCTGAGTTCAAGGCTATGGTCAGGACTTAGGAAGGATGGGGCGGGGAAACAAGAGCAGCGAAAATCTGTCAGTGAAGATCAGTCTGAACGCTGGAGACTCTCAG GTTCAGAATTAACTTCAGTTCCAAGTGACAGTGAGGAGCCCAAAAGCCCAGATGGACCAAAAGCTCTCTTAAAGAGAAGCGGCCTGGGCAGGCTGAGTTCAAGGCTACGGTCGGGACTCGGGAAGGATGGGGAGGGGAAACAAGAGCAGCTAAAACCTGTCAATGAAGATCAGTCTGCACACAGAATACTCTCAG GACCTGAATTATCAGTCCCAGGTGACACTGAGGAGAACAAAAGTCCAGATGGATCTTTGTCTCCATTGAAGAGAGGAGGCCTGGGCAGGCTGAGCTCAAAGATACTGTCTGGGCTCAGAAAGGATGGGGATGGTAAACAAGGCCAGATGAAAGCCGTTGCTGAAATAACAGCAGAGGAAGTTGAAACGCCACCTAAACATAAAGAACCTGAGGAACCCCTGTCAG TCATGGAAATCCATGATCTAATTAACAAGGGGGTCCTAGAAGAAGCTCATCTACATCTACTGCTGCTGAAAAAGGAGCTGGATGCAGAGACGTCAAAGATCGTGCAAGAAGGCGCTCAGTCAGAACTGTTAAGGAAGACGAAGGACATGGAGCTGCTCTGTGGCGCGCTCAGGGATAAGCTGAAATCCATCGTGAAAGACTCGCTGAACAACGCAGATCTTCTGACCGATGCTGTCAAAATAATAGTAGAGGAGGACAAGAAAGAACATGATCCGTCCTATTGTGAAGCCAGCTGTCTCAAAGGGCCCCAGGAATGGAAAGAGCTGTGGAGAGAGGCTGTGCAAGAAGGCGTGCGGGAACGAATTGCCAGCGTCCCCATCGCAAAAAGAGAGGACAACCAGTCGTGGCTGGCTGTGCACTTAGCGCTTCTCGGGAAGTCTATCGTTGATGATTTGGGGAGTGTGAAGATCATGGTACAAAAATGCTATCCACAGGACTTTGGCGTGTGTGACACTTACGTGGCAAGCTCTCATCAAGCCGTTTCTTCACACTTGCAAAAGATCATGCAGCAAAAGCTTGAAGTGAACGAATGGTATGCCCTTTTGAACTGGACAATCAACTGCTATGAAAG TGATAAAATAATGGGGAACCTTGTTTTGAAACCAGAAGTAAACACTGAAAGTTTGGATCCTTTATTAGATAAAGATACATTGGAAAACATGAAGACAAATTACAGCACTGGGCTGCAG gtgCAACTGAAACACTGTTTGGAGAATATGTTAAACATTGAATCGGAAAAAAACTGGGAAAGCGAAGATGAGCCTGAGATACTGAATGGCTATTACCACTCAGAAATACAGATCGATATAACCGAG ATGACTCACAGGTATGTTGCGACGTCACGAGAAATCGGCACAGACTTGGAAGAGAGAGTTCTGTGCACCTGTTCAGAGGAGCTGAAACGTTTCTCACGACA ATTCCACAACACTTTCATGGAATGGAGAACTTCCTCCTCAAACTCTGCATTACAAAAGATGCACTCCATTGCTTACATTAACAGCTTCAGCAACATCAA AACTGAAATGGACAAATACAAAGAGAAATGCCCAGCACAGATAGAGCAATTGAACAACGAGCTGGACAAAGTGATCCAGGATTTTGGAGCAACGCTACTAGCTGATTTTATACAAGAGACAGAG cCGTATTTTAAGAAATTAATGACAAAGAGGTGGCTTTCGTGTGAGGATGATTTTGAAAAGATAACGGAGATTATTGAAAATCATTCCGAGCTTTACAAGAAAATGAAGCAGCCGTGTTTTCAG TGTGTGAATGACATCCACTACAATACTGTGAAGGGATACATCACACAGATAATGAAGAAGAATTATTCttgcaaaaacagaaaacacgaGCGAGCAGCAGCAAAGATAAAGGTGGAGTCGGAGGCTCTCCGGAGTCACTTTGATGACATG gGTACCACTTCGAAATGGCTTCACTCCGCAGCTCAGCATCTCAGTGACATCATTGGAGTAAAGAACAAAAAGGACATCAAGGAAACCATCCCGCCTCTGTTTTCTGACTTCCCAGATATCAG CTTCAAACAGCACACGTCCTGTTCACAGCAACACCTGCAGCAACAGTATCTTCTCTCTTTTGATGGTTTCagttacatattttttttgtactttaaccGCAGTTCTTATTTTCTGCATTGGAAGAAACTTGAACTTTCCACAAGTGTGCTGCATGGTTTGAGCAGCATGTCGGAGACACAGTAA